One Ahaetulla prasina isolate Xishuangbanna chromosome 1, ASM2864084v1, whole genome shotgun sequence DNA window includes the following coding sequences:
- the ACYP1 gene encoding acylphosphatase-1 isoform X1, protein MQSSEAARGTVSLRVWHLPLFFCLIAILFSVQAPPTMAEGSGLASVDYEVFGKVQGVFFRKHTQAQGKKLGLVGWVQNTNYGTVQGQIQGPLVKVRQLQEWLQKTGSPKSHIDRAEFHNEKKIAHLEHSDFCIIK, encoded by the exons ATGCAGTCTTCGGAGGCTGCTCGAGGGACGGTCTCCCTGCGGGTATGGCACCTGCCTCTCTTTTTCTGCCTGATTGCTATTTTGTTTTCAGTACAGGCACCCCCGACCATGGCTGAGGGAAGCGGCCTCGCTTCGGTGGACTATGAGGTGTTTGGGAAGGTGCAAGGGGTATTTTTCCGCAAACATACCCAG GCACAAGGAAAAAAGTTGGGTCTAGTTGGCTGGGTCCAAAATACTAATTATGGCACTGTGCAAGGACAAATCCAAGGCCCTCTTGTCAAAGTCCGACAACTTCAGGAATGGCTTCAGAAAACTGGAAGTCCCAAATCTCACATCGACAGAGCTGAATTCCACAATGAAAAGAAAATTGCTCATTTAGAGCATAGTGACTTTTGTATAATCAAATAA
- the ZC2HC1C gene encoding zinc finger C2HC domain-containing protein 1C produces MAQLQLAVCSHMDPIASNSSLPVTSQERCHPEVLKEQSQLEHLRNNIQQQLVCCKDKKLKDLHVLKERSSSCTQPAENSQLGLDKAGFYSAGPHNWCFKGQASTVPSHWRMKRREGVDRAYPLKPVFHPKSGNGPIPSSWQVGNVPATEIPSCGISSEKTKVSHAVKAQPIGVHSPFSVQQSNRTTSHSQRAESGYIQKLEAAGRSLEEEIQRKEALLREKLRKTEEELRKIQWKRQQTKVEARRDQGGLWMPEKKMTAISQDSKSTAQCDKDDDKKMFVPETVIASFGTALLPQTLYMERLKKQRLIASNNKIKDNFSNISSTHNLEPASVHKQSYSPIGTPVGHAESVAAEPSYIEVQNDIEDWGECNVCGRRLYCSRLEKHMNICRKNHGSKRKVFDSSKARAKGTELETYHLLKGSYISQKKTSSQSPETPKQSNATSKQSNWRQKHDSFIKTLRRAREVQHIISKGGKVSDLPPAPAMENPDYKLCPYCTRQFAPKVAERHIPKCKNIKNRPPPPHQKKRC; encoded by the exons ATGGCTCAATTGCAGCTGGCTGTGTGTTCGCATATGGATCCAATAGCATCCAATTCCAGTCTTCCTGTAACAAGCCAGGAAAGATGTCATCCTGAAGTTCTTAAAGAACAGTCCCAGTTAGAACATCTGAGGAATAATATCCAGCAACAACTTGTGTGCTGTAAAGATAAGAAATTGAAAGATCTTCATGTTCTCAAAGAGCGGAGTTCTTCCTGTACTCAGCCTGCAGAAAATAGTCAGTTGGGCTTAGATAAAGCAGGCTTTTATTCTGCTGGCCCCCATAACTGGTGTTTTAAGGGTCAGGCCAGCACTGTGCCTTCCCACTGGAGAATGAAGCGTAGAGAAGGTGTTGACAGAGCATATCCACTTAAGCCAGTTTTTCACCCAAAATCTGGGAATGGTCCCATACCAAGTTCTTGGCAAGTTGGAAATGTACCAGCAACAGAGATTCCTTCCTGTGGGATTAGCTCAGAGAAAACAAAAGTGTCACATGCGGTGAAGGCTCAGCCTATAGGGGTGCACTCTCCTTTTTCTGTACAACAATCTAATAGAACAACTTCTCATTCACAAAGAGCAGAGTCAGGCTATATTCAAAAACTGGAGGCTGCTGGACGAAGTTTGGAGGAGGAAATCCAGCGAAAGGAGGCTCTCCTTAGGGAGAAACTAAGGAAAACGGAAGAAGAGCTCCGTAAAATCCAGTGGAAAAGACAGCAGACTAAAGTAGAAGCAAGAAGAGACCAAGGAGGATTATGGATGCCTGAGAAAAAAATGACAGCTATTTCTCAAGATTCCAAATCTACTGCACAATGTGATAAAGATGATGATAAAAAAATGTTTGTTCCGGAGACTGTGATAGCTTCATTTGGGACTGCCCTGCTTCCACAGACACTTTATATGGAAAGGCTAAAAAAGCAACGATTGATAGCTAGCaacaataaaattaaagataacttCTCCAATATTTCTTCCACTCACAATCTAGAACCAGCATCTGTACACAAGCAGTCTTATTCTCCAATAGGAACCCCAGTAGGTCATGCAGAATCAGTGGCAGCAGAACCATCATATATAGAGGTCCAGAATGATATAGAAGATTGGGGAGAATGTAATGTTTGTGGACGGAGACTTTACTGCTCCAGGTTGGAGAAACATATGAATATTTGCAGAAAAAATCATGGATCCAAGAGAAAAGTGTTTGATTCAAGCAAGGCTAGAGCAAAGGGCACTGAATTGGAGACATATCATCTCTTGAAGGGCTCATATATTTCACAG AAAAAAACTTCCAGCCAAAGTCCTGAGACTCCCAAGCAAAGCAATGCCACATCTAAACAAAGCAATTGGAGACAGAAGCATGACTCTTTCATCAAGACTTTGCGCAGGGCTCGTGAAGTGCAGCACATCATTTCCAAAGGGGGAAAGGTCTCAGATCTTCCCCCAGCACCAGCTATGGAAAACCCAGACTACAAATTGTGTCCATATTGTACTCGTCAGTTTGCACCTAAGGTTGCTGAGAGACATATTCCCAAGTGCAAGAACATTAAGAATAGACCTCCACCACCACATCAAAAAAAGCGTTGCTAG
- the ACYP1 gene encoding acylphosphatase-1 isoform X2: MAEGSGLASVDYEVFGKVQGVFFRKHTQAQGKKLGLVGWVQNTNYGTVQGQIQGPLVKVRQLQEWLQKTGSPKSHIDRAEFHNEKKIAHLEHSDFCIIK; the protein is encoded by the exons ATGGCTGAGGGAAGCGGCCTCGCTTCGGTGGACTATGAGGTGTTTGGGAAGGTGCAAGGGGTATTTTTCCGCAAACATACCCAG GCACAAGGAAAAAAGTTGGGTCTAGTTGGCTGGGTCCAAAATACTAATTATGGCACTGTGCAAGGACAAATCCAAGGCCCTCTTGTCAAAGTCCGACAACTTCAGGAATGGCTTCAGAAAACTGGAAGTCCCAAATCTCACATCGACAGAGCTGAATTCCACAATGAAAAGAAAATTGCTCATTTAGAGCATAGTGACTTTTGTATAATCAAATAA